In a single window of the Rhopalosiphum padi isolate XX-2018 chromosome 1, ASM2088224v1, whole genome shotgun sequence genome:
- the LOC132917372 gene encoding presenilin-associated rhomboid-like protein, mitochondrial, with product MSCLLSKLCSIKSAVQLRKLSVPANTLLARRSFNRPNHNLKRFQSQSNSLLGPSLFCISVCTGTVVLASIIQYERLRVKQINTFEFYRNAIKKKNESLISKLKNSFNNLEPSEKVFGTILLLNGIVFLAWQIPRWQHVMIKYFMTDALARKIPVSSLLLSAFSHSSPVHFCFNMYALHTFCRGVIQPWGDMGPEEFTAMYISGCVVSSLASIMFRRSFKFPGNSLGASGAILSVVGYFSLSHPDQKLGIIFLPNIQFDAIHALTGIISLDIMGLILRWQMFDHAAHLGGTLFGIFWYKYMSTYVWDNRKYIVKNWITLKKIIQQVKDK from the exons atgagTTGCCTCCTTAGTAAATTGTGCAG tattaagtcaGCTGTTCAGCTACGGAAATTATCTGTGCCTGCTAATACTCTCCTTGCGAGAAGATCATTCAATCGgccaaatcataatttaaagagATTTCAAAGTCAATCAAATTCTCTTTTAGGACcttctttattttgtatatct gttTGCACTGGTACAGTTGTGTTAGCATCTATTATTCAATATGAGCGACTTCGTGTTAAGCAAATCAATACCTTTGAATTTTATAGAAAtgctatcaaaaaaaaaaatgag agtcTTATttctaagttaaaaaatagttttaacaatCTAGAACCATCAGAGAAAGTATTTGGTACCATACTTTTATTAAATGGCATTGTTTTTCTCGCATGGCAAATACCTCGGTGGCAACATGTCatgatcaaatattttatgactgATGCACTTGCta gaaaaatTCCAGTGTCGTCACTTCTTCTAAGTGCATTCAGTCACAGTTCTCCAGTACACTTCTGTTTCAATATGTATGCTCTTCATACATTTTGTCGAG GTGTGATCCAACCATGGGGTGATATGGGCCCTGAAGAATTCACTGCAATGTATATAAGTGGTTGTGTTGTTTCATCATTAGCTAGTATTATGTTTAGACGAAGCTTTAAATTTCCAGGAAATAGTTTAGGTGCT TCTGGTGCTATATTATCAGTTGTTGGATACTTTTCATTATCGCATCCTGATCAAAAAttgggtataatatttttaccaaatattcaATTTGATGCAATTCAT gcATTAACTGGCATAATATCGTTAGACATAATGGGATTAATTTTGAGGTGGCAAATGTTCGACCATGCAGCTCATTTAGGAGGAACATTATTTGGAAT attttggtACAAATATATGTCAACATATGTATGGGATAAtcgaaaatatattgtaaaaaactggataaccttaaaaaaaattattcaacaagTCAAAGATAAATGA
- the LOC132927475 gene encoding presenilin-associated rhomboid-like protein A, mitochondrial encodes MKSKLGTNVQQLRRIYEPCIVGRNPSVNNLNHTTIAAIYHAMFTLTVIFIAVIFATIVEHRHMLNIYWKTLSNIKFEILDKMILKENTVLSFWKYLNNGEKAFGIIAFVNVIIYLAWNVTKWNSTMFKYFIVNEDQSNSVWSNLLSSFSHTSLRSLTANVVYLYYSLCKLGFVRAWPISIFSPYMGIEEFFVFYISACLFSSLSRIYIEPKLNMFSKKSRHGASGAISAVFGYIALGFPNRKLLTIPIFVEDQQSLSVTAFEALLCLFLLIILIVFVLKFSWINSTGIISGCIFGIYLKENLCYDVMNNLVLSFLT; translated from the exons ATGAAGTCCAAGTTGGGGACAAATGTCCAACAACTGCGTAGGATCTATGAACCATGTATCGTTGGACGAAATCCGTCGGTGAATAATTTGAATCACACTACAATAGCTGCTATCTACCATGCGATGTTTACATTAACC gtGATTTTTATAGCGGTAATATTTGCGACTATTGTTGAACACAGGCAtatgttgaatatttattggaaaactttgtcaaatattaaattcgaAATTTTAGACAAAATG aTATTGAAAGAGAACACTGTACTATCATTCTGGAAATATCTAAATAACGGAGAAAAAGCATTTGGTATTATAGCTTTCGTAAATGTTATCATCTATCTAGCCTGGAATGTGACAAAATGGAATTCtacaatgtttaaatattttatagttaatgaaG acCAATCAAATTCCGTTTGGTCAAATTTACTTAGTTCGTTTAGTCACACTTCATTAAGGAGTTTAACAGCaaatgttgtatatttatattattcactgTGTAAATTAG GATTTGTACGAGCGTGGCCAATCTCCATATTTTCACCTTATATGGGAATAGAagaatttttcgttttttacaTTAGTGCATGCTTGTTTTCATCTTTATCTAGAATTTACATTGAACCAAAACTAAATATGTTCAGCAAAAAGAGTAGACATGGTGCT TCTGGAGCCATATCTGCTGTGTTTGGTTATATTGCATTAGGCTTTCCTAACcgcaaattattaactataccaATATTTGTCGAAGATCAACAAAGCCTTAGTGTCACAGCATTCGaa GCTTTGCTGTGTCTGTTTCTTCTGATTATCTTGATTGTTTTCGTACTGAAATTTTCATGGATCAACTCGACAGGCATAATTTCAGGATGTATTTTTGGAAT ttacttgaaagAAAACTTATGTTATGATGTTATGAATAACCTTGTATTGAGTTTTTTAACctaa